Proteins encoded by one window of Superficieibacter sp. HKU1:
- a CDS encoding sugar phosphatase yields MLCKGFLFDLDGTLVDSLPVVERSWCQWADRFGISHDEILNYIHGKQAITSLRHFLAGRPEEEILAEFTLLERIEATDTNGIVALPGALELLKTLEQHHIPWAIVTSGSVPVAHARHKAAGLPMPEVFVTAERVKRGKPEPDAYLLGAELLGLAPQECMVVEDAAAGVLSGLAAGCRVMAVNVPQDMPRLNEVDFNLNTLANVVVQKQPDSTVRVSINA; encoded by the coding sequence GTGCTGTGCAAAGGATTTCTGTTTGATCTGGACGGGACGCTGGTCGATTCGCTTCCCGTGGTGGAAAGATCGTGGTGCCAGTGGGCAGATCGGTTTGGCATCAGCCATGATGAAATACTGAATTACATCCATGGTAAGCAGGCGATCACCTCCCTGCGTCACTTTCTGGCGGGACGACCGGAAGAAGAAATTCTTGCTGAATTTACCCTTCTTGAGCGCATTGAAGCCACCGACACTAACGGTATTGTGGCGTTACCGGGGGCGCTGGAGCTGCTGAAGACGCTTGAGCAACATCATATTCCATGGGCCATTGTGACTTCAGGCTCCGTTCCTGTCGCCCATGCGCGTCATAAAGCGGCGGGTTTACCGATGCCAGAGGTGTTTGTCACCGCCGAACGCGTGAAACGCGGCAAGCCGGAGCCGGATGCCTATCTGCTCGGCGCTGAGCTGCTGGGTCTGGCTCCCCAGGAGTGCATGGTGGTGGAAGATGCTGCCGCTGGCGTGCTTTCTGGTCTGGCCGCCGGGTGTCGCGTGATGGCGGTAAACGTTCCCCAGGATATGCCACGACTGAATGAAGTCGATTTTAATCTCAACACGCTTGCCAACGTTGTCGTGCAAAAACAACCCGATAGTACGGTCAGGGTAAGCATTAACGCCTGA